A genomic region of Candidatus Marimicrobium litorale contains the following coding sequences:
- a CDS encoding ThuA domain-containing protein, which yields MLFKCLKILVLVASIMALIALAVIWQVGAWNLIFPSAHHDTVAPKLPPSLASPGILLFTKTNGFRHRDGISSGVAFLESTAQDRGWGLFHTENGAVFNEGDLRRFQVVVFLNASGDMLSAEQEAAFEAWLLDGGGWLGVHSAGDSSHEGWQWYRDNLIGADFTAHIMGPQFQTATVLTENHGHPVVKDMPDTWQHEEEWYSWEKSPRPEGFTILATIDEASYQPIEKFMGNERDLSMGDHPVVWSNCVGKGRSVYLTMGHQAEAFERPNVQRLIVNSVLWLSNAAGGACLTPD from the coding sequence ATGCTGTTCAAATGTTTGAAGATACTGGTCCTGGTGGCGTCCATTATGGCGCTTATAGCACTTGCTGTAATTTGGCAGGTTGGCGCATGGAATCTGATTTTTCCGTCTGCGCATCACGATACAGTTGCCCCGAAACTGCCCCCCAGCCTGGCTTCCCCGGGAATACTCTTATTTACCAAGACCAATGGTTTTCGTCATCGAGACGGTATAAGCAGTGGCGTAGCATTCCTGGAATCTACGGCTCAAGACCGGGGGTGGGGTCTCTTTCATACCGAAAACGGAGCAGTATTTAACGAAGGCGATCTGCGGCGATTTCAGGTTGTGGTCTTCCTGAATGCGTCGGGTGATATGCTGAGTGCGGAGCAGGAAGCTGCCTTTGAGGCTTGGTTGCTAGATGGCGGTGGCTGGTTGGGAGTGCACTCAGCCGGCGACAGTTCGCACGAGGGGTGGCAGTGGTACCGTGACAACTTGATAGGTGCGGACTTTACCGCTCATATCATGGGGCCTCAGTTTCAAACAGCGACGGTACTGACGGAAAATCATGGGCACCCGGTGGTGAAAGATATGCCCGATACCTGGCAGCATGAGGAGGAATGGTATTCCTGGGAGAAAAGCCCTCGGCCAGAGGGTTTTACCATTCTGGCCACTATTGATGAAGCGTCGTATCAGCCGATCGAAAAATTCATGGGCAATGAGCGGGATTTGAGTATGGGAGATCACCCCGTCGTTTGGAGTAACTGCGTTGGCAAAGGCCGCAGTGTATATCTGACTATGGGGCATCAGGCGGAAGCTTTTGAGCGTCCGAATGTGCAAAGGTTGATCGTTAATTCTGTGCTTTGGCTGAGCAATGCTGCGGGCGGTGCGTGTCTTACGCCAGACTAA
- a CDS encoding DUF1214 domain-containing protein, translating to MDRRDVLKSAALSGLVGSLLAPSLQAVAADNPDSEAAAALKELQKAINELEAAFSSPEWKLRTRQDFAEARRVLLHVLMHGLQCWLEADPSRPFFTPFINQHKKMLGDNPDARYFSAVINDQHSYRISGNLAGATYTSFTLELGADTSGDGIGSTLNDTEFKADEHGNYEIIVSAVEQDGNWLPMTQGASSITSRHYYERENSINNDRLHHIPIDIECLQTTAPRVSPNDSDIAEGIQRVTTFVRGNVITMNAKNSPSWVSRIPNQFTPPIKDDSHTSITYAARDNVYSMAPFVLGPDQALVIRGRFPTCRFSNVVLFNRFLQTLDYEERTVSLNRAQTVLEDDGSFSMIIAHKDPGRPNWLDTEGRPYGIVFWRFQLPKGDIQPLVTEVISLA from the coding sequence ATGGATCGTCGAGATGTTTTGAAAAGTGCCGCATTGAGCGGCCTCGTGGGTTCGCTGCTGGCCCCAAGCTTGCAGGCAGTCGCGGCAGATAACCCTGATAGTGAGGCGGCGGCGGCACTGAAAGAACTACAAAAAGCGATTAACGAGCTGGAAGCAGCTTTCTCCAGCCCCGAGTGGAAACTGCGCACACGACAGGATTTCGCTGAAGCACGGCGTGTGCTGCTGCACGTCTTGATGCATGGTTTGCAATGCTGGCTGGAAGCAGACCCATCAAGACCGTTCTTTACTCCCTTCATCAACCAGCATAAGAAAATGTTGGGCGATAACCCGGATGCACGGTATTTCTCTGCAGTGATTAATGACCAGCATAGCTACCGAATCAGTGGCAATCTGGCTGGAGCCACCTATACCAGCTTCACTCTGGAGCTGGGCGCTGATACGAGCGGTGACGGTATAGGTTCTACGCTAAACGATACCGAGTTCAAAGCAGACGAGCATGGCAACTATGAAATAATTGTCAGCGCGGTGGAACAAGATGGTAACTGGTTACCCATGACGCAGGGCGCGTCCAGCATCACCTCAAGGCACTACTATGAGCGAGAAAACAGCATAAATAATGATCGACTGCACCATATTCCCATCGACATTGAGTGCCTGCAAACAACCGCGCCTCGGGTGTCACCCAACGATAGCGATATTGCCGAGGGCATTCAGCGGGTAACTACTTTTGTAAGGGGCAACGTCATCACGATGAACGCAAAGAACAGCCCCTCCTGGGTATCTCGTATTCCCAACCAGTTCACACCGCCGATCAAAGATGACAGTCACACATCCATTACTTACGCTGCAAGGGATAACGTCTACAGCATGGCTCCCTTTGTCCTCGGGCCAGACCAGGCGCTAGTTATAAGAGGGCGTTTTCCAACCTGTCGCTTCTCCAACGTGGTGTTGTTTAACCGCTTCCTGCAAACCCTGGACTATGAAGAGCGCACAGTATCGCTCAACAGGGCACAGACCGTGTTGGAGGATGATGGCAGCTTTTCTATGATCATCGCGCACAAAGATCCGGGCAGACCCAACTGGCTAGACACGGAAGGCCGTCCTTACGGCATCGTATTCTGGCGCTTCCAATTGCCCAAGGGAGATATCCAACCTCTGGTAACCGAGGTTATTAGTCTGGCGTAA
- a CDS encoding nuclear transport factor 2 family protein: MNNFSASNKQFVENFFAALNRGDVEHIVNSYHEEGSLQTMGNTLISGTYSREQVADSAGGIFDVFPNGLEFEITGLVVDEHKAAVEATSKGEHISGETYSNEYHFLFIFKDSKLLRLKEYMDTERVTDILCGGQRPEA, encoded by the coding sequence ATGAACAACTTTAGTGCCAGCAATAAACAATTCGTGGAAAACTTCTTCGCTGCATTGAATCGCGGTGACGTAGAGCATATCGTAAACAGCTACCATGAAGAGGGTAGCCTGCAAACCATGGGCAATACACTTATATCCGGCACGTATAGTCGCGAACAGGTTGCAGACAGCGCCGGAGGAATATTTGATGTCTTTCCAAATGGATTAGAATTTGAAATCACTGGCCTGGTCGTCGACGAACACAAAGCCGCAGTTGAGGCTACAAGCAAAGGCGAACATATATCGGGGGAGACTTACTCTAACGAGTATCATTTCTTGTTTATATTCAAAGACAGCAAACTCTTACGCTTGAAAGAGTATATGGATACCGAGCGAGTAACCGATATACTTTGCGGTGGCCAACGTCCCGAGGCGTGA
- the arfB gene encoding alternative ribosome rescue aminoacyl-tRNA hydrolase ArfB, translating into MGLKISNYISIPDEEIRFRAIRAQGAGGQNVNKVSTAIHLRFDVQSSSLPERYKHKLLELSDQRLNTDGEIVIKAQRYRSQEKNRADALARLAELINDTIKVEKRRRPTKPTRGSKQRRMDKKTQRGKLKTQRGRIDY; encoded by the coding sequence ATGGGCCTGAAAATTTCGAATTACATCAGTATTCCCGACGAGGAAATTCGATTTCGCGCTATTCGTGCACAGGGTGCCGGCGGCCAGAACGTCAACAAAGTATCTACGGCGATTCACCTGCGCTTTGACGTACAGTCATCTTCCTTACCAGAACGATACAAGCACAAGCTGTTGGAGTTGAGTGATCAGCGCCTGAATACAGACGGGGAGATTGTGATCAAAGCACAGCGCTACCGGAGCCAGGAAAAAAACAGGGCGGATGCGCTTGCGCGCCTGGCAGAGCTAATCAACGATACCATTAAAGTAGAAAAACGTCGGAGACCAACAAAGCCCACCCGCGGCAGCAAGCAACGCAGGATGGACAAGAAAACCCAGCGTGGAAAACTCAAGACACAGCGCGGCAGGATAGACTACTAG
- a CDS encoding EAL domain-containing protein, with protein sequence MTVAGKINSLVLSVAIAATVLLSANTLHREYSLSRNLALSNTAERAQSLPQLQLGVYYRDRSLLRFALSKLVKGRPYLSFARVVDDRGRTLSELYPGTIAETAPPSLESMRGTLPVAEIGLSTNQQSHGNVSQWWMISGIDKIWDLTIPIMSAINPTAATVNEAEFSKTLINADSAGSLHVIGYVHLGLSRAQLIRQLLPSGATVLAIAALFILLCAIISRYVTRRITAPFSVVKRMADDIAAGHAVKYEGVENSGEFKEIVSVLNRMVGGLHHYKTRMDVDHQLLSMKVEERTSQLSKRNEELNQAVKEVTETKDRLRHMAYYDSLTDLPNRRLFIEKLDVLLKLAKRNEEMLSLLFLDLDNFKRINDSLGHSAGDLLLREVSARLSLCIRESDLLAHYMDSESRISISRLGGDEFTVVLNRLDRAESAGIVALRIIETLSQPMTIDGHDLVVTPSIGIAIAPDHAETVEELMKAADKAMYHCKTSGKNKYLFYEKSMEAASADRLEMENELRRAIENGELLLHYQPQVDTLTGEVSGAEALMRWNHPKLGMVSPFKFIPLAEEIGLIVELGQWGLEEACRQMVELQALGINLPQVSVNVSALQFSVSFVDKVSEVLASTGLHPRRLQLELTEGIMMDDTAATISALSTLKKMGVELSMDDFGTGYSSLSYLSRLPLDELKIDRSFVIEIDKSENDANLAIAIIAMARSMGLKLVAEGVETHEQYHFLRNHGASVIQGYLFSKPVPFEEFKNLLAPGAFKPQIEQIGNGYAV encoded by the coding sequence ATGACAGTGGCAGGCAAAATTAATTCCCTCGTTCTTTCAGTCGCTATCGCTGCGACTGTGCTGTTGTCAGCCAATACACTACACCGGGAGTACTCGCTTTCCCGGAATCTTGCACTTTCTAACACTGCCGAGCGAGCACAAAGCCTGCCCCAGTTGCAATTGGGTGTCTATTATCGGGACCGCTCTCTACTGCGCTTCGCACTGTCCAAGCTCGTCAAAGGCCGACCATACCTGAGCTTCGCCAGGGTGGTCGATGATCGCGGCAGGACATTGAGCGAGCTCTACCCTGGGACAATAGCTGAAACCGCTCCACCAAGCCTCGAATCGATGCGCGGCACCCTGCCGGTCGCCGAGATTGGCTTATCAACGAATCAGCAGTCCCACGGTAACGTTTCTCAATGGTGGATGATTTCAGGCATCGATAAAATCTGGGATCTCACGATACCCATTATGTCTGCCATAAATCCTACCGCTGCCACCGTCAACGAAGCAGAATTCAGCAAAACACTGATTAACGCCGATAGCGCAGGTAGCCTACACGTCATTGGCTATGTTCATCTCGGGTTAAGCCGTGCACAATTGATACGCCAGCTCCTTCCCAGTGGCGCAACAGTGCTGGCGATAGCCGCGCTCTTTATCCTCCTCTGCGCCATAATCAGCCGCTATGTCACTCGCCGTATCACAGCGCCTTTTTCCGTCGTAAAACGTATGGCGGACGACATTGCCGCTGGGCACGCGGTGAAGTACGAGGGTGTCGAGAACAGCGGCGAGTTCAAAGAGATCGTCTCGGTGCTAAACCGTATGGTCGGGGGTCTACACCACTATAAGACACGCATGGATGTCGATCACCAACTGCTCAGTATGAAAGTCGAGGAACGCACCTCGCAATTATCCAAGCGTAACGAAGAACTCAATCAGGCAGTAAAAGAAGTCACTGAGACCAAGGACAGGCTGCGTCACATGGCCTATTACGACAGCCTCACCGACCTACCCAATCGTCGGTTATTTATCGAAAAGCTGGATGTGCTACTTAAGTTGGCTAAAAGGAACGAGGAGATGCTATCTCTTCTGTTCCTTGATCTGGATAATTTCAAACGCATAAACGACTCACTGGGACACAGCGCCGGGGACCTGTTGCTCCGCGAAGTTTCCGCGCGCCTCTCTCTCTGCATCAGAGAAAGCGATCTGCTGGCACACTACATGGACTCGGAATCACGTATCAGTATCTCGAGATTGGGAGGCGATGAATTCACCGTCGTGCTAAACCGACTTGACCGGGCTGAGTCAGCGGGCATAGTTGCCCTGCGCATCATTGAGACATTGAGCCAACCCATGACTATCGACGGACATGATCTGGTGGTCACCCCAAGCATCGGAATTGCCATCGCGCCTGATCATGCAGAAACCGTGGAAGAACTCATGAAGGCTGCCGACAAGGCAATGTATCACTGCAAAACATCTGGCAAAAATAAATACCTGTTTTATGAAAAAAGCATGGAGGCGGCAAGTGCTGATCGCCTTGAAATGGAAAACGAACTGCGCCGGGCCATTGAAAACGGCGAGTTATTGCTGCATTACCAGCCTCAGGTAGATACCTTAACCGGAGAAGTCTCGGGTGCCGAAGCCCTGATGCGCTGGAATCACCCGAAGCTGGGTATGGTATCGCCGTTCAAGTTCATCCCCCTGGCAGAGGAAATAGGCCTGATCGTGGAACTTGGACAGTGGGGTCTGGAAGAAGCATGCCGGCAGATGGTGGAATTACAAGCCCTGGGCATCAATCTGCCACAGGTCTCGGTCAATGTTTCTGCGCTGCAGTTTAGCGTCTCCTTTGTCGATAAAGTTTCGGAGGTACTGGCCAGTACAGGGCTGCATCCCAGACGACTTCAGCTCGAACTCACGGAGGGTATTATGATGGATGACACCGCAGCCACGATTAGTGCCCTGTCCACGCTTAAGAAAATGGGGGTAGAACTCTCCATGGACGATTTCGGTACCGGCTACTCCTCTCTCAGCTATCTCAGCAGGCTGCCTCTGGATGAGCTTAAAATTGATCGAAGTTTCGTTATCGAAATAGACAAGAGTGAGAACGACGCCAATCTCGCCATCGCGATAATCGCCATGGCCAGAAGCATGGGACTCAAGCTCGTCGCCGAGGGCGTCGAAACACATGAGCAGTATCATTTTTTAAGAAACCATGGCGCGAGCGTAATCCAGGGATACTTGTTCAGCAAACCGGTGCCCTTCGAGGAGTTTAAAAACTTACTGGCGCCGGGCGCATTCAAACCGCAAATTGAGCAAATTGGCAACGGCTACGCAGTGTAG
- a CDS encoding TIGR03013 family XrtA/PEP-CTERM system glycosyltransferase encodes MATVRVFNHHVHTSFYWLVLADMLLFILSLYAGTYIHCMIEADQTNFYTLLPLIPGRALTFSVSTTVCLFAMGLYEPRMREGRAGVLLRSLGGFVVASVIVYSVFIFLPDAELWGEVLVYAVLVAFITNLVTRLTFSNVTDLEQFKNRVLVYGSGAAASTISSSMRRKSDRQGFTIVGFVRVEGEEPKVINERIINLRQPLAAYAQQIEIDQIVVALDNQRDQAPTDEFFKCRLQGVKVLNLVNFFEREAGKILVDFATPGWMTLTEDLRSNVSTSVTKRAFDIFASLGLLGATWPLMLATTIAIWLEDGFQSPIFFSQERIGLGGKAFKVIKFRSMRVDAEGDGKARWATKNDSRITRVGAFIRRTRIDELPQIFNVLSGEMSFIGPRPERPEFVQQLAEQIPYYNSRHAVKPGITGWAQLCYPYGASEEDARQKLQFDLYYVKNQSLFLDLMVALSTVEVVVFGKGAR; translated from the coding sequence ATGGCAACGGTCAGGGTTTTCAACCATCACGTTCACACGTCCTTCTATTGGCTCGTCCTTGCCGATATGTTGCTATTCATCCTCTCGCTCTACGCGGGGACTTATATTCACTGCATGATCGAGGCAGACCAGACCAATTTTTACACTCTCCTGCCGCTGATTCCTGGCCGCGCCCTGACCTTCAGCGTTTCGACCACGGTCTGCCTGTTCGCTATGGGCCTATACGAACCCCGCATGCGAGAGGGCCGCGCCGGCGTGCTCCTGCGCTCACTTGGGGGCTTTGTAGTTGCCAGCGTGATCGTGTACAGCGTCTTTATTTTTTTACCCGATGCTGAACTGTGGGGAGAGGTGCTGGTCTACGCTGTTTTAGTTGCTTTCATCACCAATCTAGTCACGCGACTGACGTTTAGCAACGTGACAGACCTCGAGCAATTTAAAAATCGCGTGCTGGTTTATGGCTCCGGCGCTGCGGCCTCCACCATCAGCAGTTCCATGCGCCGCAAATCCGACCGCCAGGGCTTCACTATTGTTGGGTTCGTTCGAGTAGAGGGCGAGGAACCCAAGGTCATCAACGAGCGCATCATCAACTTACGTCAGCCTCTCGCGGCGTACGCCCAACAGATCGAAATAGACCAAATCGTCGTGGCACTCGATAATCAGCGGGATCAGGCGCCCACTGATGAGTTTTTCAAATGCCGACTGCAAGGCGTCAAAGTACTCAATTTAGTCAATTTTTTTGAACGCGAAGCGGGCAAAATCCTGGTGGATTTCGCCACCCCCGGCTGGATGACGCTAACAGAAGATCTGCGCAGCAATGTGTCAACCAGTGTAACCAAACGCGCGTTTGATATCTTTGCAAGCCTTGGCTTACTCGGGGCCACCTGGCCCCTCATGCTGGCAACAACCATTGCAATCTGGCTTGAGGATGGATTCCAATCCCCCATATTTTTTAGTCAAGAAAGGATCGGCCTCGGTGGCAAAGCCTTTAAAGTGATAAAGTTTCGCAGCATGCGCGTAGACGCCGAGGGCGATGGCAAGGCGCGCTGGGCAACCAAAAACGATAGCCGCATCACTAGAGTAGGGGCTTTCATTCGGCGCACCCGTATCGATGAACTGCCTCAAATATTTAACGTGCTCTCGGGTGAGATGTCGTTCATAGGCCCACGCCCGGAGAGACCCGAGTTTGTCCAGCAACTGGCTGAACAAATTCCCTACTACAATTCGCGCCACGCGGTGAAGCCGGGCATCACGGGATGGGCCCAGTTGTGTTATCCCTACGGCGCTTCCGAAGAAGACGCTCGCCAGAAACTGCAGTTCGATCTGTACTATGTGAAAAATCAGAGTCTTTTTTTAGACCTAATGGTCGCGCTTAGCACGGTTGAGGTAGTCGTATTCGGTAAGGGTGCGCGCTAA
- a CDS encoding pyridoxal-dependent decarboxylase, exosortase A system-associated, whose translation MSESNVKTIPRHAPMNQFEVVNNCLTIGGQAITEITSDIGQTPFYAYDRSVMTEKVESLRRALPQSIHLHYAMKANPMPEVVQHLANETDGLDVASAAELKVALATGTDPSDISFAGPGKSDEDLRAAVASGVIINMESPTEMQRIAALAQATGRRPTVSIRVNPDFELKTAGMKMGSGPKPFGVDAESVPEMLAELSKLPLDFMGFHIFSGSQNLREEAIMEAQAKTFELAYRLAEHAPAPLRWLNIGGGLGIPYFPGEQRLDLAPIAANLTPLLETASKKLPGAEIVMELGRYLTAEAGVYVCEIVDRKVSRGEIFLVTNGGLHHHLAASGNFGQVIRKNYPLCLGNRVNAPELETVQVVGPLCTPLDLLGNRVELPPARPGDLIVVFQSGAYGFSASPRDFLSHPQPAQILL comes from the coding sequence ATGAGTGAAAGCAACGTCAAAACAATCCCGCGCCATGCTCCCATGAATCAGTTTGAGGTGGTGAATAACTGCCTGACGATTGGCGGGCAGGCAATCACAGAAATCACCAGCGATATAGGCCAGACCCCCTTTTATGCCTACGACAGATCTGTAATGACCGAAAAGGTGGAATCGCTGCGCCGAGCATTGCCTCAGAGCATTCACCTGCACTACGCCATGAAGGCAAACCCAATGCCGGAGGTGGTACAACATCTGGCGAACGAGACAGATGGCCTTGACGTGGCCTCTGCGGCCGAACTGAAGGTGGCCCTGGCCACGGGCACCGACCCAAGCGATATTAGTTTCGCAGGCCCGGGAAAATCTGATGAGGACTTGCGAGCAGCGGTTGCCAGCGGCGTCATAATCAATATGGAATCCCCAACGGAAATGCAACGCATCGCTGCCTTGGCACAGGCAACCGGCAGGCGCCCAACTGTCTCTATCCGGGTTAACCCAGATTTTGAGTTGAAAACCGCAGGAATGAAAATGGGCAGCGGGCCAAAGCCGTTTGGGGTAGACGCCGAAAGCGTGCCGGAGATGCTGGCTGAGTTGAGCAAGCTGCCACTTGATTTCATGGGCTTCCACATTTTCAGCGGCTCTCAGAACCTCCGTGAAGAGGCCATTATGGAAGCTCAGGCGAAGACTTTCGAGCTGGCCTACAGGCTGGCAGAGCATGCCCCCGCACCGTTGCGTTGGCTCAATATTGGTGGCGGCCTGGGTATTCCTTACTTTCCCGGGGAACAGCGCCTCGACTTGGCACCGATTGCGGCAAATCTGACTCCGTTGTTGGAAACTGCCAGTAAAAAACTGCCCGGCGCCGAGATCGTCATGGAACTGGGCCGTTACCTGACAGCCGAGGCCGGCGTCTATGTCTGCGAAATTGTGGACCGTAAAGTCTCCCGGGGAGAGATATTCCTGGTCACTAACGGCGGATTGCATCACCATCTTGCGGCGTCAGGCAACTTCGGACAGGTGATACGCAAGAATTACCCGTTGTGTCTCGGTAACCGGGTCAACGCTCCGGAACTGGAGACTGTGCAAGTGGTCGGTCCGCTTTGCACACCTCTCGACCTGCTGGGCAATCGAGTGGAGCTGCCCCCGGCCCGCCCGGGCGACCTGATAGTAGTGTTCCAGTCCGGCGCCTATGGCTTCAGCGCAAGCCCACGGGACTTTCTGAGTCATCCGCAGCCTGCGCAAATCCTGCTGTAG
- a CDS encoding acyl-CoA ligase (AMP-forming), exosortase A system-associated has protein sequence MAELIHEFISEAAQRSPEATALIFKGESLNYHELHQQVNAFAGGLMACGIGSGERVAVYLPKQHETVFALFGAAAAGACFVPVNPLLKPRQLAHILPHCNVKVLVTSAARLKTIQPVLRHCPDLHTIVLVDAPAAEDEGGITQSLLTYHDFCLQDALGRSPHRIIDTDLAAILYTSGSTGNPKGVVLSHRNMVAGANSVAGYLGNNSQDRLLAVLPLSFDAGLSQLTTAFSVSASAVLMDYLLPRDVIRAVEKYGVTGLTAVPPLWNQLKDLEWSQEARSSMRYIANTGGAMPVATTHMLQEALPNTLVYLMYGLTEAFRSTYLPPDQVAKRPDSIGKAIPNAEILVINDLGEECSPNEPGELVHRGALVSLGYWNDPEKTAERFKPCPGRPREIVSEEMAVWSGDQVTKDEEGYLYFISRKDEMIKTSGYRVSPTEVEEVAFASGFATGAAALGIVHPALGQAILLLVTPAAGHALGPELEAAILNHCRAEMPNFMVPAKVVARESLPHNQNGKIDRRALSGEYQNLFQEASE, from the coding sequence ATGGCTGAATTAATACACGAGTTCATATCCGAAGCTGCGCAGCGATCACCAGAGGCAACAGCCCTGATCTTCAAGGGTGAGTCGCTCAACTATCACGAGCTTCATCAACAAGTGAATGCCTTCGCTGGCGGACTCATGGCGTGCGGTATTGGCTCAGGTGAGCGTGTTGCCGTGTATCTGCCCAAGCAACACGAGACCGTATTTGCCCTGTTTGGTGCGGCTGCGGCAGGCGCTTGTTTTGTCCCGGTAAACCCCCTCCTGAAGCCGCGACAACTGGCCCATATTCTGCCCCACTGCAATGTTAAGGTATTGGTCACTTCCGCAGCCAGACTGAAAACCATTCAGCCAGTCTTACGACACTGTCCCGACCTGCATACTATTGTGCTGGTAGATGCGCCTGCAGCCGAGGACGAGGGTGGCATTACCCAATCACTGCTTACATACCATGATTTTTGCCTGCAAGATGCGCTAGGGCGGTCGCCACATCGTATTATAGACACTGATTTAGCGGCGATACTTTATACCTCTGGCAGCACCGGTAACCCCAAGGGCGTCGTGCTCTCTCACCGCAACATGGTCGCGGGCGCGAATAGCGTGGCAGGCTACCTGGGCAATAATTCACAAGACAGGTTGCTGGCCGTTCTTCCCCTCAGTTTCGACGCCGGCCTCAGCCAACTGACCACCGCTTTTTCCGTTTCCGCATCCGCGGTCCTGATGGACTACCTGCTGCCACGCGATGTCATCCGAGCCGTAGAAAAGTATGGCGTAACCGGGCTTACTGCGGTTCCGCCGCTCTGGAACCAGCTTAAAGATCTCGAGTGGTCGCAGGAGGCCAGATCCAGCATGCGCTACATCGCTAATACAGGGGGTGCAATGCCCGTCGCCACCACGCACATGCTGCAAGAAGCTCTCCCCAATACGCTGGTCTATCTCATGTACGGGCTGACCGAGGCCTTCCGGTCTACCTATCTCCCACCAGACCAGGTCGCTAAGCGCCCGGATTCCATTGGCAAGGCGATTCCCAACGCAGAAATACTGGTCATCAATGATTTGGGTGAGGAGTGCAGCCCAAATGAGCCAGGGGAACTCGTTCACCGTGGCGCTCTGGTGAGCCTGGGCTACTGGAACGATCCTGAGAAAACCGCCGAGCGCTTCAAGCCTTGTCCCGGCAGGCCCCGGGAAATAGTCTCCGAGGAAATGGCGGTCTGGTCAGGTGACCAAGTAACAAAAGACGAGGAAGGCTATCTGTACTTCATTAGTCGCAAGGATGAGATGATCAAAACCTCAGGGTATCGGGTAAGCCCCACCGAAGTTGAAGAAGTGGCATTCGCCTCAGGCTTCGCGACGGGCGCAGCCGCTTTAGGGATAGTCCATCCGGCGTTGGGACAGGCGATTCTGCTGCTGGTGACTCCCGCAGCGGGGCACGCTTTGGGTCCTGAACTTGAGGCAGCGATACTGAACCACTGCCGCGCAGAAATGCCAAACTTTATGGTGCCAGCGAAAGTAGTTGCGCGCGAATCGCTACCGCACAACCAGAACGGCAAGATAGACCGACGTGCATTATCCGGGGAGTATCAGAACCTATTTCAGGAAGCGTCCGAATGA
- a CDS encoding low molecular weight protein-tyrosine-phosphatase, whose translation MNLFGTRYALEILTVCTANICRSPMAECILREELKMRGLGKKVSVSSAGTHVSRPGVMADARARKVCARHGVDLRRCRTRQVAEQDFHQFRFILAMDERNYGWLCREFPPAQQHSISLIGSWAQGEAIGDIPDPYFGSLAGFEAVYQQLHLSIKGFAAQIPNLLGVDN comes from the coding sequence ATGAACTTGTTCGGTACCCGTTACGCACTGGAAATTCTTACCGTTTGCACTGCCAATATTTGCCGTTCTCCCATGGCAGAGTGCATCCTGCGGGAGGAGTTGAAGATGCGTGGTCTGGGTAAAAAAGTCAGTGTGAGTTCGGCAGGCACCCATGTCTCACGTCCGGGGGTGATGGCTGACGCCCGAGCACGCAAGGTGTGCGCACGTCACGGTGTGGACTTGCGGCGTTGCCGAACGCGTCAGGTAGCGGAACAGGATTTCCACCAGTTCCGATTTATTCTCGCTATGGATGAAAGGAACTATGGCTGGTTGTGCAGGGAATTCCCGCCCGCCCAGCAACACAGCATCTCGCTCATCGGTAGCTGGGCGCAGGGGGAGGCCATCGGCGATATCCCCGACCCCTATTTTGGAAGCCTGGCAGGATTCGAGGCGGTCTATCAACAGTTACATCTTTCAATCAAGGGTTTCGCGGCGCAAATTCCCAATCTATTGGGTGTCGACAATTGA